One Bradyrhizobium sp. CCGB12 genomic window carries:
- a CDS encoding alpha/beta hydrolase encodes MNASTGLDFASIPERIQNEVQRAIQRSIKGVEYFSTSGPTLGSTPKDVLHSRGTMSLYHYRPMSDEIYRVPVLIVMATTNRGYILDLVPGQSFIEFLLRRGYDVYMLDWSAPRPEEKSLRMEDYVLDFIPDCVRRVQADSGEQDVSVIGYCFGGVLSLLYGSIHKDGPMKNLICFTTPIDFREMKLFSNFSDRRYFDVDRLVDSVGNVPPEMILSSFEMLRPASRTVSQIQLWENIWNDEFVKSYRMFDRWATDTLPLAGEYFRTITKDLMWDNKLFNDTMSVGGRAAKLEDIKVPILHAVAEHDHIVPYDAAKHLITKIGSEDKEEVMLKGGHVSLVAGANAVKRLWPKLDSWLGKRST; translated from the coding sequence ATGAACGCTTCGACGGGACTTGATTTCGCATCCATCCCGGAGCGCATCCAGAACGAGGTGCAGCGTGCGATCCAGCGCAGCATCAAGGGCGTCGAATATTTCTCGACCTCCGGCCCCACGCTCGGCTCGACGCCAAAGGATGTGCTGCATTCGCGCGGCACGATGAGCCTCTATCACTACCGGCCGATGTCGGATGAGATTTACCGCGTGCCGGTGCTGATCGTGATGGCGACCACCAACCGCGGCTACATCCTCGACCTCGTGCCCGGCCAGAGCTTCATCGAGTTCCTGCTCAGGCGTGGCTATGACGTCTACATGCTCGACTGGAGCGCACCGCGGCCGGAGGAGAAGAGCCTGCGGATGGAGGACTACGTTCTCGACTTCATCCCGGATTGCGTCCGCCGCGTGCAAGCCGATTCCGGCGAGCAGGACGTCTCCGTTATCGGCTATTGCTTCGGCGGGGTGCTGTCGCTGCTCTACGGCTCGATCCACAAAGACGGGCCGATGAAGAATTTGATCTGCTTCACCACGCCGATCGACTTCCGCGAGATGAAGCTGTTCTCCAATTTTTCCGACCGCCGCTATTTCGACGTCGACCGTCTGGTCGACAGCGTCGGCAACGTGCCGCCGGAGATGATCCTATCCTCGTTCGAGATGCTGCGCCCGGCCTCGCGCACTGTGAGCCAGATCCAGCTCTGGGAGAACATCTGGAACGACGAGTTCGTGAAGTCTTACCGGATGTTCGACCGCTGGGCGACCGACACGCTGCCGTTGGCCGGCGAATATTTCCGCACCATCACCAAGGACCTGATGTGGGACAACAAGCTGTTCAACGACACCATGTCGGTCGGCGGCCGCGCCGCTAAACTCGAAGACATCAAGGTGCCGATCCTGCATGCGGTCGCCGAGCACGATCACATCGTGCCTTATGATGCCGCAAAGCACCTGATCACCAAGATCGGATCCGAGGACAAGGAAGAGGTGATGCTGAAAGGCGGGCATGTCTCGCTGGTCGCCGGCGCCAACGCGGTGAAGCGGCTGTGGCCGAAACTGGACTCCTGGCTGGGAAAGAGATCGACATGA
- a CDS encoding alpha/beta fold hydrolase encodes MNVHQPPQTVRANGIDICYEIFGNDNAEPLLLIMGLGAQMIHWDDAFCEQLAARGFRVIRFDNRDIGKSSHLTGGKRLTPLELLKLRFLRIPVAATYKLIDMAKDTVGLMDALGIKSAHLVGASMGGMIAQEVTLSFPERVRSLTSIMSTTGNPRVPPPTREAGAMLMAPPPQSKEEFIIRFGQTWKVLRAGHFPEEEALDPGRAERVFARGLNPAGVGRQLRAVLASGSRKERLHGVKIPTLVIHGTVDPLVRPEGGKDTAESIPGAKLLMIDGMGHALPMRFWPEIIGAIDKHAHGATARAA; translated from the coding sequence GTGAACGTTCATCAGCCGCCCCAGACCGTCCGCGCCAATGGCATCGACATCTGCTACGAGATCTTCGGCAACGACAATGCCGAGCCGCTGCTGCTGATCATGGGGCTCGGGGCGCAGATGATCCATTGGGACGATGCGTTCTGCGAGCAGCTCGCAGCGCGCGGCTTTCGCGTGATCCGCTTTGACAATCGCGACATCGGCAAGTCGAGCCATCTCACGGGAGGCAAGCGGCTGACCCCGCTCGAGCTGCTGAAGCTGCGCTTCCTCAGGATTCCCGTGGCCGCCACCTACAAGCTGATCGACATGGCCAAGGATACGGTCGGGCTGATGGATGCGCTCGGCATCAAGTCGGCGCATCTGGTCGGGGCCTCAATGGGCGGCATGATCGCGCAGGAGGTGACGCTATCGTTTCCGGAGCGCGTGCGCTCGCTGACCTCCATCATGTCGACCACGGGCAACCCGCGGGTACCGCCGCCGACACGCGAGGCCGGGGCCATGCTGATGGCACCGCCGCCGCAGAGCAAGGAGGAGTTCATCATCCGCTTCGGCCAGACCTGGAAGGTGCTGCGCGCCGGACATTTTCCCGAGGAGGAAGCGCTGGACCCCGGTCGTGCCGAGCGGGTGTTCGCGCGCGGACTCAATCCGGCCGGCGTCGGCCGGCAGCTCCGCGCCGTGCTTGCATCCGGCAGCCGCAAGGAACGGCTGCATGGCGTGAAGATTCCGACGCTGGTCATTCACGGCACGGTCGATCCCCTGGTCCGTCCCGAGGGGGGCAAGGACACGGCAGAGTCAATTCCGGGCGCAAAGCTGTTGATGATCGACGGCATGGGCCACGCGCTGCCGATGCGGTTCTGGCCGGAGATCATCGGCGCCATCGACAAGCACGCGCATGGAGCGACGGCACGGGCGGCCTAA
- a CDS encoding nuclear transport factor 2 family protein has product MHLIVRSAAMVVASALMLSLASAAAMAASAQEEANRTTVLAFYEKGLNQKDADAALAYVGDRYVQHNPNAADGPDGFRKFIGFLHEKFPNSHSEIKRSFVDGDFVILHVHSVREPGSRGRAIVDIFKLENGKIVEHWDVVQDIPENPANNNTMF; this is encoded by the coding sequence ATGCATCTTATCGTCCGGTCGGCCGCAATGGTCGTCGCTTCAGCGCTCATGCTGTCCCTCGCAAGCGCTGCCGCGATGGCCGCCAGCGCGCAAGAAGAAGCCAATCGCACAACCGTGCTGGCCTTCTACGAGAAGGGCCTCAATCAGAAGGACGCCGATGCAGCACTCGCCTATGTCGGGGATCGCTACGTCCAGCACAATCCAAACGCCGCCGACGGCCCGGACGGATTCCGAAAATTCATCGGCTTCCTGCACGAAAAATTTCCGAACTCGCACAGCGAGATCAAGCGCAGCTTCGTGGATGGCGACTTTGTCATCCTGCACGTTCACTCCGTTCGCGAGCCCGGCAGCAGGGGGCGCGCGATCGTGGATATCTTCAAGCTGGAAAACGGCAAGATCGTCGAACACTGGGACGTCGTCCAGGACATTCCCGAGAATCCGGCGAACAACAACACGATGTTCTGA
- a CDS encoding spermidine synthase, whose product MIPWEKIDTAQIPGSDGELRLMRRGKEFSIKLGSNELMNSRLSGSEAALATLAAKQIEKVAKPVVLIGGLGMGFTLRAALAVLGDKANIVVSELVPAVVAWARGPMAEVFGDSLDDVRVNIRETDVGEIIRAKRSAFDAILLDVDNGPEGLTRKGNDALYNASGLAAAKTALRPGGVLAVWSSGPNPAFTKRLGRAGFDVNEVNVRATGRGGGARHVIWMARKS is encoded by the coding sequence ATGATTCCCTGGGAAAAGATCGACACCGCCCAAATTCCCGGCTCCGATGGCGAACTCCGCCTGATGCGACGCGGCAAGGAGTTCTCCATCAAGCTTGGCAGCAACGAGCTGATGAACAGCCGCCTGTCGGGCTCGGAGGCCGCACTCGCGACGCTCGCGGCGAAGCAGATCGAGAAGGTCGCCAAACCCGTCGTGCTCATCGGCGGCCTGGGCATGGGTTTTACGCTGCGTGCGGCGCTCGCCGTGCTCGGAGATAAGGCGAACATCGTGGTCTCCGAGCTCGTGCCGGCGGTGGTCGCCTGGGCGCGAGGTCCGATGGCGGAGGTTTTTGGTGACAGCCTCGATGATGTCAGGGTGAACATCCGGGAGACCGACGTCGGCGAGATCATCCGGGCGAAGCGGTCCGCCTTCGACGCCATTCTGCTCGACGTCGACAACGGGCCGGAAGGGCTGACTCGGAAGGGCAACGATGCGCTTTATAATGCGAGCGGGCTCGCGGCGGCAAAGACGGCGCTGCGGCCGGGCGGCGTTCTCGCCGTCTGGTCTTCGGGACCCAACCCCGCATTCACGAAGCGCCTCGGCCGCGCCGGCTTCGACGTCAACGAAGTCAACGTCCGCGCCACCGGAAGGGGCGGCGGCGCGCGCCATGTGATCTGGATGGCAAGGAAGAGCTAG
- a CDS encoding bifunctional cytochrome P450/NADPH--P450 reductase — MSSKNRLDPIPHPPTKPVVGNMLSLDSAAPVQHLTRLAKELGPIFWLDMMGSPIVVVSGHDLVDELSDEKRFDKTVRGALRRVRAVGGDGLFTADTKEPNWSKAHNILLQPFGNRAMQSYHPSMVDIAEQLVHKWERLNADDEIDVVHDMTALTLDTIGLCGFEYRFNSFYRRDYHPFVESLVRSLETIMMTRGLPFEQIWMQKRRKTLAEDVAFMNKMVDEIIAERRKSAEGIDDKKDMLSAMMTGVDRSTGEQLDDINIRYQINTFLIAGHETTSGLLSYTLYALLKHPDILKKAYDEVDRVFGPDVNAKPTYQQVTQLTYITQILKEALRLWPPAPAYGISPLSDETIGGGKYRLRKGTFTTILVTALHRDPSVWGPNPDAFDPENFSREAEAKRPLNAWKPFGNGQRACIGRGFAMHEAALALGMILQRFKLIDHQRYQMHLKETLTMKPEGFKIKVRPRADRERGAYGGPVVATASGPKAPRQPTTRPGHNTPMLVLYGSNLGTAEELATRMADLAEINGFAVHLGPLDDYVGNLPQEGGVLIICASYNGAPPDNATQFVKWLGDDLPKDAFAKVRYAVFGCGNSDWAATYQSVPRFIDEQLSKHGARAVYPRGEGDARSDLDGQFQKWFPAAAQVATKEFGIDWNFTRTAEDDPLYAIEPVAVTAVNTIVAQGGAVAMKVLVNDELQNRSGSNPSERSTRHIEVQLPANITYRVGDHLSVVPRNDPTLVDSVARRFGFLPADQIRLQVAEGRRAQLPVGNAVSVGRLLSEFVELQQVATRKQIQTMAEHTRCPVTKPKLLAFVGEEPETLERYRTEILARRKSVFDMLLEYLACELPFHVYLEMLSLLAPRYYSISSSPSVDPVRCSVTVGVVEGPAASGRGTYKGICSNYLANRRAGDAIYATVRETKAGFRLPDDPTAPIIMIGPGTGLAPFRGFLQERAARKAKGAALGPAMLFFGCRHPDQDFLYADELKALAASGVTELFTAFSRADGPKTYVQHVLAAQKDKVWPLIEQGAIVYVCGDGSKMEPDVKAALVAIHREKSGSDAATAARWIEEMGAKNRYVLDVWAGG, encoded by the coding sequence ATGTCATCCAAGAACCGACTGGATCCGATTCCGCATCCACCGACCAAGCCGGTGGTCGGCAACATGCTGTCGCTGGACTCGGCCGCCCCCGTGCAGCACCTGACGCGGCTGGCCAAGGAGCTCGGTCCGATCTTCTGGCTCGACATGATGGGCTCGCCGATCGTCGTCGTCTCCGGCCACGATCTCGTCGACGAGCTCTCCGACGAGAAGCGGTTCGACAAGACGGTGCGCGGTGCGCTGCGGCGCGTGCGTGCGGTCGGCGGCGATGGCCTGTTCACGGCCGATACCAAAGAGCCGAACTGGAGCAAGGCGCACAACATCCTGCTGCAGCCGTTCGGCAACCGCGCCATGCAGTCGTACCACCCGAGCATGGTCGATATCGCCGAGCAGCTGGTCCACAAATGGGAGCGCCTCAACGCCGACGACGAGATCGACGTCGTCCACGACATGACCGCGCTGACGCTCGACACGATCGGCCTGTGCGGCTTCGAGTATCGCTTCAACTCGTTCTACCGGCGCGACTACCATCCCTTCGTCGAGTCGCTGGTGCGCTCGCTCGAAACCATCATGATGACGCGCGGCCTTCCGTTCGAGCAGATCTGGATGCAGAAGCGGCGCAAGACGCTCGCCGAAGACGTCGCCTTCATGAACAAGATGGTCGACGAGATCATCGCCGAGCGCCGCAAGAGTGCCGAGGGGATCGACGACAAGAAGGATATGCTGTCCGCGATGATGACGGGCGTCGACCGTTCGACCGGCGAGCAGCTCGACGACATCAACATCCGCTACCAGATCAACACCTTCCTGATCGCGGGTCACGAGACCACCAGCGGCCTGCTGTCCTACACGCTCTATGCGCTGCTCAAGCATCCGGACATTCTCAAGAAGGCCTATGACGAGGTCGACCGTGTCTTCGGTCCCGATGTCAATGCGAAGCCGACCTATCAGCAGGTGACGCAGCTCACCTACATCACGCAGATCCTCAAAGAGGCTCTGCGGCTGTGGCCACCGGCGCCGGCTTATGGCATCTCCCCGCTGAGCGACGAAACCATCGGCGGCGGTAAGTACAGGCTCAGGAAGGGCACCTTCACCACCATCCTGGTGACCGCGCTGCATCGCGATCCCTCAGTCTGGGGGCCGAACCCCGATGCCTTCGATCCCGAGAATTTCAGCCGCGAGGCGGAAGCCAAGCGGCCGCTCAATGCCTGGAAGCCGTTCGGCAACGGCCAGCGCGCCTGCATCGGGCGCGGCTTCGCCATGCACGAGGCTGCGCTCGCGCTCGGCATGATCCTCCAGCGCTTCAAGCTGATTGACCACCAGCGCTACCAGATGCACCTGAAGGAAACCCTGACGATGAAGCCGGAAGGCTTCAAGATCAAGGTGCGCCCGCGCGCCGACCGCGAGCGCGGTGCCTATGGTGGGCCCGTGGTGGCGACGGCTTCAGGGCCGAAGGCGCCGCGCCAACCGACGACACGGCCCGGCCACAACACGCCGATGCTGGTGCTCTACGGCTCCAATCTCGGTACCGCCGAGGAGCTCGCAACGCGCATGGCCGACCTCGCCGAGATCAACGGCTTTGCCGTGCACCTTGGCCCGCTTGACGATTACGTCGGCAACCTGCCGCAGGAGGGGGGCGTACTCATCATCTGCGCCTCCTACAACGGCGCGCCGCCTGACAATGCGACCCAGTTCGTCAAATGGCTGGGTGACGATCTGCCGAAGGATGCCTTTGCCAAAGTGCGCTACGCCGTGTTTGGCTGCGGCAACAGCGATTGGGCCGCGACCTATCAATCGGTGCCGCGCTTCATCGACGAGCAATTGTCGAAGCACGGTGCGCGCGCGGTTTATCCGCGCGGCGAGGGCGATGCACGCAGCGATCTCGACGGCCAGTTCCAGAAATGGTTCCCCGCGGCGGCGCAGGTCGCGACCAAGGAATTCGGCATCGACTGGAATTTTACCCGGACCGCGGAGGACGATCCGCTCTACGCGATCGAGCCTGTTGCGGTGACCGCCGTCAACACCATCGTGGCCCAGGGCGGTGCGGTCGCGATGAAGGTGCTGGTCAACGACGAACTCCAGAACAGGAGCGGGTCCAATCCGTCGGAGCGCTCGACGCGCCACATCGAGGTGCAACTGCCGGCCAACATCACTTATCGCGTCGGCGATCACCTAAGCGTCGTCCCGCGCAACGATCCGACGCTGGTGGATTCTGTTGCCCGCCGCTTCGGCTTCCTGCCGGCCGACCAGATCAGGCTTCAGGTCGCCGAAGGCCGCCGCGCGCAATTGCCGGTCGGCAATGCCGTATCGGTCGGACGCCTGCTCAGCGAGTTCGTCGAGTTGCAGCAAGTGGCGACCCGAAAGCAGATCCAGACCATGGCCGAGCACACCCGCTGCCCGGTCACCAAGCCGAAGCTTCTGGCCTTCGTCGGCGAGGAGCCTGAAACGCTCGAGCGTTACCGCACCGAGATTTTGGCGAGGCGCAAATCGGTGTTCGACATGCTGCTCGAGTACCTTGCCTGCGAACTGCCGTTCCATGTCTACCTGGAAATGCTCTCGTTGCTCGCGCCCCGCTATTACTCGATCTCGTCCTCGCCGTCGGTCGACCCGGTGCGTTGCAGCGTCACCGTCGGCGTGGTGGAGGGACCTGCCGCTTCCGGGCGGGGCACGTACAAGGGCATCTGCTCGAACTATCTCGCCAACCGTCGCGCGGGCGATGCCATCTATGCGACCGTGCGCGAGACCAAGGCCGGTTTCCGGCTTCCCGATGATCCAACCGCGCCCATCATCATGATCGGCCCGGGCACGGGACTTGCTCCGTTCCGCGGCTTCCTTCAGGAGCGCGCCGCGCGCAAGGCGAAGGGGGCCGCACTCGGCCCAGCCATGCTGTTCTTCGGCTGCCGCCATCCCGACCAGGATTTTCTCTACGCGGACGAGCTGAAGGCATTGGCGGCAAGTGGCGTCACCGAGCTCTTCACGGCGTTCTCGCGTGCGGACGGGCCGAAGACCTATGTGCAGCACGTGCTTGCCGCGCAGAAGGACAAGGTGTGGCCACTGATTGAGCAGGGCGCGATCGTCTATGTCTGCGGCGATGGCAGCAAGATGGAGCCCGATGTGAAGGCTGCGCTCGTCGCAATCCATCGCGAGAAGAGCGGCAGCGATGCCGCCACAGCTGCGCGCTGGATCGAGGAGATGGGCGCGAAGAACCGGTATGTGCTGGATGTCTGGGCGGGCGGGTAG
- a CDS encoding alpha/beta fold hydrolase, whose protein sequence is MIEMPPLKFVQTNGIRMGYYEAGPVTDTPPVVLCHGWPELAFSWRHQIKALSEAGIRVIAPDQRGYGATDRPEPVETYDIEHLTGDLVGLLDHLAIDKAIFVGHDWGGFIVWQMPLRHLERVAGVVGINTPHTNRAWADPIELLRARFGEKMYIVQFQDPAREPDRIFGSRVEQTFDAFMRKPAPRPPDAPAEEVVAGVGASPRVNLAFPQMIAAYDAKHDPRTPILSPEEKQVFVDNFTRTGFTGGINWYRNMSRNWTRAEGLDHTVRVPSLMIMAENDAVLPPSSADGMDKLIPDLEKYLVRDSGHWTQQEKPEEVSAKLIEWRRRRFG, encoded by the coding sequence ATGATTGAAATGCCGCCGCTCAAGTTCGTGCAGACGAACGGAATCCGCATGGGCTATTACGAGGCGGGTCCGGTGACGGACACCCCGCCGGTCGTGCTGTGCCACGGCTGGCCCGAGCTCGCCTTCTCCTGGCGTCACCAGATCAAGGCGCTGAGCGAGGCCGGGATCCGCGTGATTGCGCCGGATCAGCGTGGCTATGGCGCGACCGACCGGCCCGAGCCGGTCGAGACCTACGACATCGAGCACCTGACCGGCGACCTCGTCGGACTCCTCGATCATCTTGCCATCGACAAGGCGATCTTCGTCGGTCACGACTGGGGCGGCTTCATCGTCTGGCAGATGCCGTTGCGGCATCTCGAGCGGGTTGCGGGGGTGGTCGGCATCAACACGCCTCATACCAACCGTGCCTGGGCTGACCCGATCGAGCTCCTGCGCGCGCGCTTCGGCGAGAAGATGTACATCGTGCAATTCCAGGATCCCGCGCGGGAGCCCGACAGGATTTTCGGCAGTCGCGTCGAACAGACTTTCGATGCGTTCATGCGCAAGCCGGCGCCACGCCCGCCCGATGCGCCGGCCGAGGAAGTGGTTGCCGGCGTCGGCGCTTCGCCGCGCGTCAATCTGGCGTTTCCGCAAATGATCGCCGCCTATGACGCGAAGCACGATCCGCGTACACCGATCCTGTCGCCGGAAGAGAAGCAGGTGTTCGTCGACAACTTCACCCGGACCGGCTTCACCGGCGGCATCAACTGGTACCGCAACATGTCGCGCAACTGGACGCGCGCCGAAGGGCTCGATCATACGGTGCGCGTGCCGTCGCTGATGATCATGGCAGAGAACGACGCGGTGCTGCCGCCATCTTCCGCCGATGGCATGGACAAGCTGATTCCCGATCTCGAAAAATATCTGGTCCGCGACAGCGGCCATTGGACGCAGCAGGAGAAGCCGGAAGAGGTCAGCGCCAAGCTGATCGAATGGCGTAGAAGGCGGTTTGGCTAG
- a CDS encoding wax ester/triacylglycerol synthase family O-acyltransferase yields MADGKKLSSLDASFLYLETPEMPMHVGSMAIFRLPDDYKGDFFEDFKAMIVSRLHIAPILKARLEKAPLDIDHPSWVEDDQFDIDRHIFRASLPQPRDRATLERIVGWMHAKLLNRARPLWEFYVFEGMKDNEVGLYSKMHHAAIDGGAGAALTNMIYDISPIPRKVDPPTAGAKPGQEPRDIAANLLDSYQQLFSQPLDASAAAKNLQLPRTGKSDIGSILFDNAMYQIESAVRFAGNIPTVLKSVSDVLGKVADPKSRESLASMVSPPTLLNKTISSERSFAGVSISLSRAKALAKQAGGKLNDVVLALASGVVRRYLQQYGTLPAKSLTAAVPISLREEGNTEANNQVFGMICAIATNVDDPKARLEAIIAQSTKSKEMSHPLRALMPQVSNISMLGAPIMVQILALLYSRSNLSDVLPPAANITVSNVPGPRQTLYAAGAELLHIFPVSISTHGQALNITVQSYRDQLDFGFIVGANIIPHVQVMCDMLPEEFAALEAAYAPRATDVKGAAE; encoded by the coding sequence ATGGCTGACGGTAAGAAGCTGTCGTCGCTGGACGCGTCGTTTCTCTATCTGGAAACGCCGGAAATGCCGATGCATGTCGGCAGCATGGCGATCTTCCGCCTGCCTGACGACTACAAGGGCGACTTCTTCGAAGACTTCAAGGCGATGATCGTCTCGCGCCTGCACATTGCGCCGATCCTGAAGGCGCGGCTGGAGAAGGCGCCGCTCGACATCGATCATCCCTCCTGGGTCGAGGACGACCAGTTCGACATCGATCGTCACATCTTCCGCGCCAGCCTGCCGCAGCCGCGCGACCGCGCCACGCTCGAGCGCATCGTCGGCTGGATGCACGCCAAGCTCTTGAACCGCGCCCGCCCGCTCTGGGAATTCTACGTGTTCGAAGGCATGAAGGACAACGAGGTCGGACTTTATTCGAAGATGCACCATGCCGCCATCGACGGCGGCGCCGGGGCGGCGCTGACCAACATGATCTACGATATCTCGCCGATCCCGCGGAAGGTCGATCCGCCGACGGCAGGAGCCAAGCCCGGGCAGGAGCCGCGCGACATCGCTGCGAACCTGCTCGATTCCTATCAGCAGCTCTTCAGCCAGCCGCTCGATGCATCGGCCGCCGCGAAGAACCTGCAACTGCCCCGCACCGGCAAGAGCGACATCGGCTCGATTCTGTTCGACAATGCGATGTACCAGATCGAGAGCGCGGTGCGCTTTGCCGGCAACATCCCGACCGTGCTCAAGAGCGTGTCCGACGTGCTCGGCAAGGTCGCCGATCCCAAGTCGCGCGAGAGCCTTGCCAGCATGGTGTCGCCGCCGACCTTGCTCAACAAGACGATTTCGTCGGAGCGCAGCTTCGCCGGTGTGTCGATCTCGTTGTCGCGGGCGAAGGCGCTGGCCAAGCAGGCCGGCGGCAAGCTCAACGACGTCGTGCTGGCGCTCGCCTCCGGCGTGGTCCGCCGCTATCTCCAGCAATACGGTACGCTGCCGGCGAAATCCTTGACTGCCGCCGTGCCGATCTCGCTACGCGAGGAGGGCAACACCGAGGCCAACAACCAAGTGTTCGGCATGATCTGCGCGATTGCGACCAACGTCGACGATCCCAAGGCGCGACTGGAAGCGATCATCGCGCAATCGACCAAATCCAAGGAGATGTCGCATCCGCTGCGCGCGCTCATGCCGCAGGTCTCCAACATCTCGATGCTGGGCGCGCCGATCATGGTGCAGATCCTGGCCTTGCTCTACAGCCGCTCGAACCTCTCGGACGTGCTGCCGCCGGCCGCCAACATCACGGTGTCCAACGTGCCAGGACCGCGGCAGACGCTTTATGCTGCTGGTGCCGAGCTATTGCACATCTTCCCGGTGTCGATCTCGACACACGGGCAGGCGCTCAACATCACCGTGCAGAGTTATCGCGACCAGCTCGATTTCGGCTTCATCGTCGGCGCCAACATCATCCCGCACGTGCAGGTGATGTGCGACATGCTGCCGGAGGAGTTTGCCGCACTGGAGGCGGCCTACGCGCCGCGGGCGACCGACGTCAAGGGCGCCGCGGAATAA
- a CDS encoding triacylglycerol lipase, which produces MSSGPDGMPDSGRLRPPALGLLLAEARGLFEFNASLLLSPLLMRAPRGDGHPVLALPGFLASDLSMAPMRRYLSELGYEAHAWRMGRNLGGLARMRDALRRRLAEIHAATGRKVSLVGWSLGGVYARDLALQAPDMVRYVVTLGSPFANDVRATNATRLYEALSGERVGDLAELREAIAGDLPVPATSIYSRADGVVNWRTCLLRPSDRAENIEVHLASHIGLGVNPAALWAVADRLAQPEGEFWPFDRAGPFAIAYAPPEQAVSA; this is translated from the coding sequence GTGTCGTCCGGGCCGGACGGGATGCCTGATTCAGGCCGGCTTCGTCCGCCGGCCCTCGGCCTGCTGCTTGCCGAGGCCCGCGGTCTGTTCGAATTCAATGCGAGCCTGCTGCTGTCACCGCTGCTGATGCGCGCGCCGAGGGGCGACGGCCATCCGGTGCTGGCGCTGCCGGGCTTCCTCGCCAGCGATCTCTCGATGGCACCGATGCGGCGCTATCTTAGCGAGCTCGGTTATGAGGCACATGCCTGGCGGATGGGCCGCAATCTCGGCGGGCTGGCACGGATGCGGGATGCGCTGCGCAGGCGCCTGGCCGAGATCCACGCCGCCACGGGGCGCAAGGTCAGCCTGGTCGGATGGAGCCTCGGCGGCGTCTATGCCCGCGATCTCGCGCTCCAGGCGCCGGACATGGTGCGTTATGTCGTTACGCTCGGCAGTCCTTTCGCCAACGATGTGCGGGCGACCAACGCCACGCGGCTCTACGAGGCACTGTCCGGCGAGCGCGTCGGGGACTTGGCCGAACTGCGCGAGGCGATCGCCGGGGACCTGCCGGTGCCGGCGACGTCGATCTATTCGCGCGCCGACGGTGTCGTGAACTGGCGAACCTGCCTGCTCCGTCCCTCCGACCGCGCCGAGAACATCGAAGTGCACCTGGCGAGCCATATCGGGCTCGGAGTGAACCCCGCGGCGCTATGGGCCGTGGCGGACCGCCTGGCGCAACCGGAGGGGGAGTTTTGGCCATTTGACCGGGCCGGGCCGTTTGCCATTGCATATGCCCCGCCGGAACAGGCAGTATCGGCCTGA
- a CDS encoding DUF6489 family protein translates to MKVNIEIDCTPLEARQFFGLPDVAPMQTAVMDKLQQQVLSNIEKVSPESLIQSWFTFDPKLAERFQDMFVAMAGLGGPRSGDKKK, encoded by the coding sequence ATGAAGGTTAACATCGAAATCGACTGCACCCCCCTTGAGGCCCGCCAGTTCTTCGGATTGCCCGATGTGGCTCCGATGCAGACGGCGGTGATGGACAAGCTGCAGCAGCAGGTGCTGAGCAACATCGAGAAGGTTTCGCCGGAATCGCTGATCCAGAGCTGGTTCACCTTCGATCCGAAGCTCGCCGAGCGGTTTCAGGACATGTTCGTCGCGATGGCCGGCCTCGGCGGACCGCGCAGCGGCGACAAGAAGAAATAG